One Kitasatospora sp. MAP12-44 DNA segment encodes these proteins:
- the hypE gene encoding hydrogenase expression/formation protein HypE, whose translation MSPAARDLLQAPDFSSWTCPAPLRDQPRVVMGHGGGGAMSAELVQHVFAPAFGGAVLAQLGDAAAVTLGGVRLAFSTDTFVVRPLFFPGGCIGDLAVNGTVNDLAMSGARAAYLSCGFILEEGVELSVLGRIAEALGAAARAAGVEVATGDTKVVEAGHGDGVFINTAGIGLIPDGVDLRPQRVVPGDVVIVSGEIGVHGVAIMSVREGLEFGVEIESDCAALGGLVEAMLAVTPDLHVLRDPTRGGLAASLNEIAAAAGVGVVVQERAVPVPPPVANACAILGLDPMYVANEGKLVAFVPREHAEAVLAAMRAHPLGAGAAVIGEAVPEHPGMVVARTGLGGTRVVDLPIGEQLPRIC comes from the coding sequence CTGAGCCCGGCCGCCCGCGACCTGCTGCAGGCGCCGGACTTCAGCTCCTGGACCTGCCCCGCCCCGCTGCGCGACCAGCCGCGGGTGGTGATGGGCCATGGCGGCGGCGGTGCGATGTCCGCCGAACTGGTCCAGCACGTCTTCGCCCCCGCCTTCGGGGGAGCGGTGCTCGCGCAGTTGGGCGACGCGGCGGCGGTCACCCTCGGTGGTGTCCGGCTGGCCTTCTCCACCGACACCTTCGTGGTCCGCCCGCTGTTCTTCCCCGGCGGGTGCATCGGCGACCTCGCGGTCAACGGAACCGTCAACGACCTCGCCATGAGCGGCGCCCGGGCCGCCTACCTGTCCTGCGGGTTCATCCTGGAGGAGGGTGTGGAGCTGTCGGTGCTCGGCCGGATCGCCGAGGCGCTGGGCGCGGCCGCGCGGGCCGCAGGTGTCGAGGTGGCGACCGGGGATACCAAGGTGGTCGAGGCCGGCCACGGCGACGGCGTCTTCATCAACACCGCCGGTATCGGCCTGATCCCGGACGGCGTGGACCTGCGGCCGCAGCGGGTGGTGCCCGGCGACGTGGTGATCGTCAGCGGCGAGATCGGCGTGCACGGCGTGGCGATCATGAGCGTCCGGGAGGGCCTGGAGTTCGGGGTGGAGATCGAGAGCGACTGCGCGGCGCTGGGCGGCCTGGTGGAGGCGATGCTCGCGGTCACCCCGGACCTGCACGTGCTGCGCGACCCCACCCGGGGCGGTCTTGCCGCCTCGCTCAACGAGATCGCGGCGGCCGCCGGGGTCGGCGTGGTCGTCCAGGAGCGGGCCGTGCCGGTGCCGCCGCCGGTCGCCAACGCCTGTGCGATCCTCGGGCTCGACCCGATGTACGTGGCCAACGAGGGCAAGCTGGTCGCTTTCGTGCCGCGTGAGCACGCGGAGGCCGTGCTGGCGGCGATGCGCGCGCACCCGCTGGGCGCGGGCGCGGCGGTGATCGGCGAGGCGGTGCCGGAGCACCCCGGGATGGTGGTGGCCCGTACCGGGCTCGGCGGCACCCGGGTGGTCGACCTGCCGATCGGCGAGCAGCTGCCGCGGATCTGCTGA
- a CDS encoding GNAT family N-acetyltransferase has protein sequence MAGWHVRDFAPDDLEALVRLDTEVSSTEQPAVFRLSDVVAALQALHPAVVAVADGHLVGAAVGRLDGDRAWVLRISLHPAWRNLGLGSALLSALEHRLQASGARTLAALLSGDESDSGAGALRNSGFHPRQGMTYYEKARSVTAQDVVLLASLGAVLPTAGMWQALAGMTTEKQLIERRLVLPLAHPELASEHGVEPPQAVVLFGPPGTGKSTFAQAVAGRLGWPFVELLPSRLALEDGLATGLRRSFEEIAQLDRVLVFIDEVEEVAAARSDADQTATGVVNELLKLIVRFRERDRRLLICATNNVAALDPAFLRHGRFDYVLPVGPPDHEARCALWSSYLARADAHADIEVLADASEGFTPADIAQAARTVAQSVFERTLDTGDRAHPRTDDYLHTIRRTRPTVSNEMGLEFADQTIRYGRT, from the coding sequence ATGGCCGGCTGGCACGTACGGGACTTCGCCCCCGACGACCTGGAGGCGCTGGTCCGGCTGGACACCGAGGTCAGCAGCACCGAGCAGCCGGCCGTCTTCCGCCTCTCCGACGTGGTCGCCGCCCTGCAGGCGCTGCACCCGGCCGTGGTCGCGGTGGCGGACGGCCACCTGGTGGGCGCGGCGGTCGGCCGGCTGGACGGCGACCGCGCCTGGGTGCTGCGGATCAGCCTGCACCCGGCCTGGCGCAACCTGGGCCTGGGCAGCGCGCTGCTCTCCGCCCTGGAACACCGGCTGCAGGCCTCCGGCGCCCGCACGCTGGCGGCGCTGCTCTCGGGCGACGAGTCGGACTCCGGGGCCGGCGCGCTGCGCAACTCCGGCTTCCACCCGCGCCAGGGGATGACCTACTACGAAAAGGCCCGGTCCGTGACGGCCCAGGACGTGGTGCTGCTGGCCTCGCTCGGCGCGGTGCTGCCGACCGCCGGAATGTGGCAGGCGCTGGCCGGTATGACCACCGAGAAGCAGCTCATCGAACGGCGCCTGGTGCTGCCGTTGGCGCACCCCGAGCTCGCCTCCGAGCACGGCGTCGAGCCACCGCAGGCCGTGGTGCTGTTCGGGCCGCCCGGCACTGGCAAGAGCACCTTCGCCCAGGCGGTGGCCGGTCGGCTGGGCTGGCCCTTCGTGGAGCTGCTGCCCTCCCGGCTGGCGCTGGAGGACGGCCTGGCGACCGGGCTGCGCCGCAGCTTCGAGGAGATCGCCCAGCTGGACCGGGTGCTGGTCTTCATCGACGAGGTCGAGGAGGTGGCCGCCGCCCGCAGCGACGCCGACCAGACGGCCACCGGCGTCGTCAACGAGCTGCTCAAACTGATCGTGCGCTTCCGGGAGCGCGACCGCAGGCTGCTGATCTGCGCCACCAACAACGTGGCGGCGCTCGACCCGGCGTTCCTGCGGCACGGCCGCTTCGACTACGTGCTGCCGGTCGGACCGCCCGACCACGAGGCGCGCTGCGCCCTGTGGTCGAGCTATCTCGCCCGGGCCGACGCGCACGCCGACATCGAGGTGCTCGCGGACGCCAGCGAGGGCTTCACCCCCGCCGACATCGCGCAGGCCGCCCGCACGGTCGCCCAGTCGGTCTTCGAACGCACCCTGGACACCGGCGACCGGGCGCACCCGCGCACCGACGACTACCTGCACACCATCCGCCGCACGAGGCCCACCGTGAGCAACGAGATGGGCCTGGAGTTCGCCGACCAGACCATCCGCTACGGGCGGACCTGA
- a CDS encoding type 1 glutamine amidotransferase domain-containing protein: MPLPDRDFDVTEVAVPWRLLTAAGHQVVFATERAGTVPAADPRLLTGVVLGKLGAAPDAKECYAQLVAAPEFRSSVAWADIDPQRYDALVLPGGHAPAMRQYLGSELLQGKVAAFWACDRPVAAICHGVLVLARAKDPATGRSLLYGRRTTCLPGYMERSAYLATAWRLGRYYRTYPAYVETEVRAALAAEGDFERGPLTLSRRGTATDDTGAFTVLDGRYLSARWPGDAYLFARRLVELLDA, from the coding sequence ATGCCCTTGCCCGACCGGGACTTCGATGTCACCGAGGTCGCCGTGCCCTGGCGGCTGCTGACCGCCGCCGGCCATCAGGTGGTCTTCGCCACCGAGCGTGCCGGTACCGTGCCGGCGGCCGATCCGAGGCTGCTGACCGGGGTCGTGCTGGGCAAACTGGGGGCCGCCCCGGACGCCAAGGAGTGCTACGCGCAGCTGGTGGCCGCGCCCGAGTTCCGCTCCTCCGTCGCCTGGGCCGATATCGATCCGCAGCGGTACGACGCGCTGGTGCTGCCGGGTGGCCACGCGCCAGCGATGCGGCAGTACCTGGGGTCGGAGCTGCTGCAGGGCAAGGTCGCCGCCTTCTGGGCATGTGATCGGCCGGTGGCCGCGATCTGCCACGGCGTGCTGGTGCTCGCCCGGGCCAAGGACCCGGCGACCGGCCGCAGCCTGCTCTACGGTCGGCGCACCACCTGCCTGCCCGGCTACATGGAGCGCTCCGCCTACCTGGCCACCGCCTGGCGGCTGGGCCGCTACTACCGGACGTATCCCGCCTACGTGGAGACCGAGGTGCGCGCCGCGCTGGCCGCCGAGGGCGACTTCGAGCGCGGCCCGCTGACCCTCTCGCGGCGGGGCACCGCCACCGACGACACCGGGGCGTTCACCGTGCTGGACGGCCGCTACCTGTCGGCGCGCTGGCCGGGCGACGCGTACCTGTTCGCGCGCCGGCTGGTCGAGCTGCTGGACGCCTGA
- a CDS encoding cytochrome P450, translated as MDADELFLPSTYADGVPYELLRELRASSPVCRVAEPAVGNWPAGPGYWAVLRHADVRSVLRQPDIFSSWLGATQITDPDTAEDLAFVRTMMLNQDPPAQARLRRIVAGAFTPRAVRELEAVIEQRAAQLVEDLAEQLADGGPVDFVPVAADLPVRTLAHLLGVPEQDRPLLTDWANRVIGYQDDEYAASATADPAALSPCGRRALDQRPGPLTRPDGRPMSPRSREALADMFGYAHALAEQPSPGSVLAQMLAGGLESAEFETMFFLFAVAGNETLRNGIPGGLHVLLNHPEQYAALRRRPDLVDTAVEELLRYWPPVMNFRRTATRDTELGGHRIRRGDKVVVYHASANRDPDVFADPDRLDLTRHPNDHLSFGFGPHVCLGAHLARTQMRAVLRQLATRLPALAPAGDPVRLASTFQNGLKHLPVRVR; from the coding sequence GTGGACGCAGACGAGCTGTTCCTCCCCTCGACCTACGCCGACGGCGTGCCGTACGAGCTGCTGCGCGAGCTGCGGGCGAGCTCACCGGTCTGCCGGGTCGCCGAGCCGGCCGTCGGCAACTGGCCCGCCGGGCCCGGCTACTGGGCGGTGCTGCGGCACGCGGACGTCAGGTCCGTGCTGCGGCAGCCGGACATCTTCTCCTCCTGGCTCGGCGCGACCCAGATCACCGATCCCGACACCGCCGAGGATCTGGCCTTCGTCCGCACCATGATGCTCAACCAGGACCCGCCCGCGCAGGCGCGGCTGCGCCGCATCGTCGCGGGCGCCTTCACGCCGCGCGCCGTACGGGAGTTGGAGGCGGTGATCGAGCAGCGGGCCGCCCAGCTGGTCGAGGATCTCGCCGAACAGCTCGCCGACGGGGGCCCGGTGGACTTCGTCCCGGTGGCCGCCGACCTGCCGGTCCGGACGCTGGCCCACCTGCTCGGCGTGCCCGAGCAGGACCGCCCGCTGCTCACCGACTGGGCCAACCGGGTGATCGGTTACCAGGACGACGAGTACGCCGCGAGCGCCACCGCCGACCCGGCCGCCCTCAGCCCGTGCGGCCGCCGCGCCCTGGACCAGCGCCCCGGCCCGCTCACCCGCCCCGACGGCCGCCCGATGAGCCCGCGCTCGCGCGAGGCGCTGGCCGACATGTTCGGCTACGCCCATGCGCTGGCCGAACAGCCCAGCCCGGGCAGCGTGTTGGCGCAGATGCTGGCCGGCGGCCTGGAGTCGGCCGAGTTCGAGACGATGTTCTTCCTCTTCGCGGTGGCCGGCAACGAGACCCTGCGCAACGGCATCCCCGGCGGCCTGCACGTGCTGCTGAACCACCCGGAGCAGTACGCGGCGCTGCGCCGCCGACCGGACCTGGTGGACACCGCCGTCGAGGAACTGCTGCGCTACTGGCCCCCGGTGATGAACTTCCGGCGCACCGCCACCCGGGACACCGAGCTCGGCGGCCACCGGATCAGGCGCGGGGACAAGGTGGTCGTCTACCACGCCTCCGCCAACCGCGACCCGGACGTCTTCGCCGACCCCGACCGCCTCGACCTCACCCGCCACCCCAACGACCACCTCAGCTTCGGCTTCGGCCCGCACGTCTGCCTGGGCGCCCACCTGGCCCGCACCCAAATGCGCGCCGTGCTCCGCCAACTGGCCACCCGGCTCCCCGCCCTGGCGCCGGCCGGCGACCCGGTCCGGCTCGCCTCCACCTTCCAGAACGGCCTCAAGCACCTCCCGGTCCGGGTCCGCTAG
- a CDS encoding potassium transporter Kup encodes MAALTLGALGVVFGDIGTSPLYAIQTVFTADNSAVGTAPDEVYGVISLVFWAITLIVSIKYVTFILRADNGGEGGIMALTALVQKLSFKSARTKVILVALGIFGASLFYGDGMITPAISVLSAVEGLKVSAPGLSSFVIPVTIAVLVLLFAIQRYGTSLVGNLFGPVMAVWFLILGAAGGCEVANHPAIFKALSPVYGLRFILDHGMIGFVALASVVLAVTGAEALYADMGHFGRAPIHRAWFFLVFPTLTLNYLGQGSLILRSPSAIANPFFLLMPGWAQFPMVILATIATVIASQAVISGAFSVTRQAVQLGFLPHLTIRHTSEHEVGQVYAPVINWGLFGAVVALVVGFGSSAALASAYGVAVTATFVLNTVLFLAVARNLMGKPLWLVVLGGVVFLTTEIAFFAANLTKVVHGGWLPLLVAFTVFTILITWQRGRQIVTPNRTALEGSLREFVEEVYAMDPPVHRVDGTAVFLNANIETTPLALRANVDHNHTLHKNVVIVSVAVDRVPTVPEEERCAFDNLGHSDDGITHLTVRFGFQDEPNIPQALRLAAQHPDAGEIYGLQVDDVSYFLSRMTIVRTAAPGMQRWRKKLFLAISNNASSPVQYFGLPSDRCVIMGAQVSV; translated from the coding sequence ATGGCGGCCCTGACGCTCGGTGCACTGGGCGTCGTCTTCGGTGACATCGGCACCAGCCCGCTGTACGCGATCCAGACCGTGTTCACCGCCGACAACAGCGCCGTCGGGACGGCGCCGGACGAGGTGTACGGGGTCATCTCGCTGGTGTTCTGGGCGATCACGCTGATCGTCTCGATCAAGTACGTGACCTTCATCCTGCGCGCCGACAACGGCGGCGAGGGCGGGATCATGGCACTGACCGCCCTCGTCCAGAAGCTGTCGTTCAAGTCCGCGCGCACCAAGGTGATCCTGGTGGCGCTCGGGATCTTCGGGGCGTCGCTTTTCTACGGCGACGGAATGATCACACCGGCGATCTCGGTGCTGTCCGCCGTCGAGGGGCTCAAGGTCTCGGCTCCGGGTCTGAGCAGTTTCGTGATCCCGGTCACGATCGCGGTGCTGGTGCTGCTCTTCGCGATCCAGCGCTACGGCACCAGTCTCGTCGGCAACCTGTTCGGCCCGGTCATGGCGGTGTGGTTCCTCATCCTGGGCGCAGCCGGCGGGTGCGAGGTCGCGAACCACCCCGCGATCTTCAAGGCCCTGTCGCCGGTGTACGGCCTGCGGTTCATCCTGGACCACGGGATGATCGGCTTCGTGGCGCTGGCATCGGTCGTGCTGGCCGTGACCGGTGCGGAGGCGCTCTACGCGGACATGGGCCACTTCGGCCGAGCGCCGATCCACCGCGCCTGGTTCTTCCTGGTCTTCCCGACGCTGACGCTCAACTACCTCGGCCAGGGCTCCCTCATCCTGCGCTCGCCGTCGGCGATCGCGAACCCGTTCTTCCTGCTGATGCCCGGCTGGGCGCAGTTCCCGATGGTGATCCTGGCCACCATCGCCACCGTGATCGCCTCGCAGGCGGTCATCTCCGGCGCGTTCAGCGTCACCCGCCAGGCGGTGCAGCTCGGCTTCCTGCCCCACCTGACGATCCGCCACACCTCGGAGCACGAGGTCGGCCAGGTGTACGCGCCGGTCATCAACTGGGGTCTGTTCGGCGCGGTCGTGGCGCTGGTGGTGGGCTTCGGCTCGTCCGCCGCGCTCGCCTCCGCGTACGGCGTCGCGGTCACCGCGACCTTTGTGCTCAACACCGTCCTGTTCCTGGCGGTGGCACGCAATCTGATGGGCAAGCCGCTCTGGCTGGTCGTGCTCGGCGGCGTGGTGTTCCTGACGACCGAGATCGCGTTCTTCGCGGCGAACCTGACCAAGGTCGTCCACGGCGGCTGGCTGCCGCTGCTGGTCGCCTTCACGGTCTTCACGATCCTGATCACCTGGCAGCGCGGCCGGCAGATCGTCACCCCGAACCGGACGGCGCTGGAGGGCTCGCTGCGCGAGTTCGTCGAGGAGGTCTACGCGATGGACCCGCCGGTGCACCGGGTCGACGGCACGGCGGTGTTCCTCAACGCCAACATCGAGACCACTCCGCTGGCGCTGCGTGCCAACGTCGACCACAACCACACCCTGCACAAGAACGTGGTCATCGTGTCGGTCGCCGTGGATCGCGTCCCCACCGTCCCCGAGGAGGAGCGCTGCGCCTTCGACAACCTCGGCCACAGCGACGACGGCATCACGCACCTCACCGTGCGCTTCGGCTTCCAGGACGAGCCGAACATCCCGCAGGCGCTGCGGCTCGCCGCCCAGCATCCCGACGCGGGTGAGATCTACGGGCTGCAGGTGGACGACGTGTCGTACTTCCTGTCGCGGATGACGATCGTCAGGACGGCCGCGCCGGGCATGCAGCGGTGGCGCAAGAAGCTCTTCCTGGCCATCTCCAACAACGCGAGCAGCCCCGTCCAGTACTTCGGCCTCCCCAGCGACCGGTGCGTCATCATGGGCGCCCAGGTCTCGGTGTAA
- a CDS encoding cytosine permease: MDNLSTADTDGAIETRGIEPVPDHERHGRVRELFPTWVAANISVLLLTMGAALVVFNQLNFWQVLIVAACAAVASFGMVGLLSVSGKWGGAPGATLSRATFGVRGNLFPGAILWVARFGWETINAVTGAYAVLTVLNLLFGIKSNTLLIVVTLLVFVACTFLVSGMGRKALNVCNTWSTYLFGVFSILVLGYLIVHMHWSEVFSKPAGTTAMMIAGIGTIAAGGISWVPTGPDFARYLPHAASGKKIVGVTVSGAGLVMVPMVLMGAVMAVASPGLAQAADPVSFLGDLLPTWLAVPYLLTAIVGMLLINSLSMYSAGFTAQTMGVKLPRALAVSINAVISLIGGLMLMLVAKSFLGSFITFLILLAVSFSAWIGVYTVDMFRRRSRAVRYDAAALMDTSRTSRYWYVGGFCWQAMVSWVLALLIGLAFTKCDWFAGPFSSTPIGKYGLAWAATIVISGAIMAVLPAPRENTSAITEETTEESTEETAEGTTELKIEQAERITV; this comes from the coding sequence ATGGACAACCTGTCCACCGCCGACACCGACGGCGCGATAGAGACCCGCGGTATCGAACCCGTCCCGGACCACGAACGGCACGGCAGAGTCCGCGAGCTCTTCCCGACCTGGGTCGCGGCGAACATCAGCGTCCTGCTGCTCACCATGGGTGCGGCCCTGGTGGTGTTCAACCAGTTGAACTTCTGGCAGGTCCTGATCGTCGCGGCGTGCGCCGCGGTCGCCTCCTTCGGCATGGTCGGCCTGCTGTCGGTCTCCGGAAAGTGGGGCGGGGCGCCGGGCGCCACGCTCTCCCGGGCCACCTTCGGTGTGCGCGGCAACCTGTTCCCGGGCGCGATCCTCTGGGTCGCCCGGTTCGGCTGGGAGACGATCAACGCCGTCACCGGCGCCTACGCCGTGCTGACCGTGCTCAACCTGCTCTTCGGCATCAAGAGCAACACCCTGCTGATCGTCGTCACGCTTCTCGTCTTCGTCGCCTGCACGTTCCTGGTCTCCGGCATGGGCCGCAAGGCGCTGAACGTCTGCAACACCTGGTCGACGTACCTCTTCGGCGTCTTCAGCATCCTGGTGCTCGGCTACCTGATCGTGCACATGCACTGGAGCGAGGTCTTCTCCAAGCCCGCGGGCACCACCGCGATGATGATCGCCGGCATCGGAACCATCGCCGCCGGCGGCATCAGCTGGGTCCCCACCGGCCCGGACTTCGCCCGCTACCTGCCGCACGCCGCCTCCGGTAAGAAGATCGTCGGCGTGACGGTCTCCGGCGCCGGCCTGGTCATGGTGCCGATGGTGCTGATGGGCGCCGTGATGGCGGTGGCCTCGCCCGGACTGGCGCAGGCCGCGGACCCGGTCTCCTTCCTCGGCGACCTACTGCCGACCTGGCTGGCCGTGCCGTACCTGCTGACCGCGATCGTGGGCATGCTGCTGATCAACAGCCTCTCGATGTACTCGGCCGGCTTCACCGCCCAGACCATGGGCGTCAAGCTGCCGCGCGCCCTGGCCGTCAGCATCAACGCCGTGATCTCGCTGATCGGCGGCCTGATGCTGATGCTGGTCGCCAAGAGCTTCCTGGGCTCCTTCATCACCTTCCTGATCCTGCTCGCCGTCTCCTTCTCGGCCTGGATCGGCGTCTACACCGTGGACATGTTCCGCCGCCGGTCGCGTGCGGTGCGCTACGACGCCGCCGCGCTGATGGACACCAGCCGCACCAGCCGCTACTGGTACGTCGGCGGTTTCTGCTGGCAGGCGATGGTGTCCTGGGTGCTGGCGCTGCTGATCGGGCTCGCCTTCACCAAGTGCGACTGGTTCGCCGGCCCGTTCTCCAGCACTCCGATCGGCAAGTACGGGCTGGCCTGGGCGGCCACCATCGTGATCTCCGGCGCGATCATGGCCGTGCTCCCCGCGCCCCGGGAGAACACCTCGGCCATCACCGAAGAGACCACCGAAGAGAGCACCGAGGAGACCGCCGAGGGGACCACCGAGCTCAAGATCGAGCAGGCCGAGCGGATCACCGTCTGA